A region from the Paludicola sp. MB14-C6 genome encodes:
- a CDS encoding uroporphyrinogen decarboxylase family protein, translating into MNKRDNLLSLVKRQGYQKVPVEFSMCPSLEKAFNQYMQEHDMDIDFTSPWNYVDGIAPKPVDRSVFNPYYTFPLKEGTAIDEYGVGHEPGSAAAFHMTKMLHPMANFDSVEQILAYPFLDYSQATLDLQYEQVKKAHANGICAMGGMQCTIWETAWYMRGMENLMMDMMSDDEMATVLLDKVTDNAILRAEGYAKAGADIIFLGDDIGMQHSILMSKTLYSDWLKPRLKKVIDSAKAINNDIIFFYHSCGYVEPFIPDLIDVGIDVLNPVQPECMDFAKIHAIYGNAISFHGTIGTQTTMPFGTPDEVRREVFKNLDIAGEKGGLMVAPTHLLEPEVPVENLVAYIKACNDYK; encoded by the coding sequence ATGAATAAAAGAGATAATTTACTATCTTTAGTAAAACGACAAGGTTATCAAAAAGTACCTGTAGAGTTTTCAATGTGTCCTTCATTAGAAAAAGCGTTCAACCAATATATGCAAGAACATGATATGGATATTGACTTTACATCGCCATGGAATTATGTTGATGGGATTGCACCGAAACCAGTGGATAGAAGTGTTTTCAACCCTTATTATACATTTCCATTAAAAGAAGGAACGGCAATTGATGAGTATGGTGTTGGGCATGAACCTGGAAGTGCGGCGGCATTTCATATGACAAAAATGCTCCACCCAATGGCAAACTTTGATAGTGTCGAGCAAATTCTAGCTTATCCATTTTTGGATTATTCTCAAGCTACGCTTGATTTGCAATATGAGCAGGTGAAAAAAGCCCATGCAAATGGAATATGTGCAATGGGCGGAATGCAATGTACTATATGGGAAACAGCTTGGTATATGCGTGGCATGGAAAACTTGATGATGGACATGATGAGTGATGATGAAATGGCAACTGTGTTACTGGATAAGGTAACCGATAACGCCATTCTTCGTGCAGAAGGATATGCAAAAGCAGGCGCTGATATTATCTTTTTAGGTGATGATATTGGAATGCAACATTCCATATTAATGAGTAAAACCTTATATTCAGATTGGTTAAAACCAAGATTAAAAAAGGTGATTGATTCAGCAAAAGCAATTAACAACGATATCATTTTCTTTTATCATTCTTGCGGTTATGTGGAGCCGTTTATCCCAGATTTGATTGACGTAGGTATTGATGTTTTAAACCCAGTACAACCGGAGTGTATGGACTTTGCAAAAATTCATGCAATATATGGAAATGCGATTTCTTTTCATGGAACAATCGGAACACAAACAACAATGCCTTTTGGTACACCGGATGAAGTGCGCAGAGAAGTATTTAAAAATCTTGATATAGCTGGGGAAAAAGGTGGACTAATGGTAGCACCTACTCATTTGTTGGAACCGGAAGTGCCTGTTGAAAACCTAGTTGCATATATAAAAGCTTGTAACGATTATAAATAA
- a CDS encoding DUF975 family protein, whose amino-acid sequence MTTELKNEAKQCYKQNTKKLLTITAIYVAINWALDFAAMLISDPTRTIIQLCIPIITSIFDLGYFYILFQIKRGEPFRYWNIVLFFSNLKYLRKAFCISLLINLLILFPACNRMLFELIKHSRLVYGFSFVSLVILIGLIYLFFHLFLSEYILVNEPTMPLMHILKYSFIYMKGNIFKLITLNLSFILLGIAFFIPYCIQYYADNTILIYSMNIILMIMEVLFFPYYYLTLISFVESICPMLKGNTNPVNQSIVSEYMTYENDDHLTKMYDKALHVANPQTIEIDETLEENKEYEEDIYDELYEEYGEEFFEDDYLQYKAEIQESEAERSEREKFEANEPLSKNEFTYQFSTKSIDDLPICKALYKTELYHFLILNERIQAIIKNAYARSVKDYQSYENDQETGSAADDDTINNTYFRVVSTVTKPSNSYQIQLIFYISE is encoded by the coding sequence ATGACAACTGAGTTGAAAAATGAAGCAAAGCAATGTTATAAGCAGAATACAAAAAAATTACTCACTATTACAGCTATCTATGTTGCTATAAACTGGGCACTAGACTTTGCAGCAATGTTAATTTCCGATCCAACAAGAACGATAATTCAGCTGTGTATTCCTATTATAACCTCAATCTTTGATTTGGGCTATTTTTATATCTTGTTTCAAATTAAAAGGGGAGAGCCATTTCGTTATTGGAATATTGTTTTATTCTTTTCAAATCTAAAATATTTAAGAAAAGCGTTTTGTATTTCTTTATTGATAAACCTACTCATTTTATTTCCTGCGTGTAATCGAATGTTGTTTGAGCTTATAAAGCATAGTCGACTGGTTTATGGTTTTTCGTTTGTCAGCTTAGTAATTTTAATTGGGTTAATCTATTTGTTCTTTCATTTGTTCCTTAGTGAATACATATTGGTAAATGAGCCTACAATGCCACTTATGCATATATTGAAATATTCGTTTATCTATATGAAAGGGAACATTTTTAAGCTAATTACATTAAATTTATCCTTTATTCTATTAGGTATTGCCTTTTTCATTCCATATTGCATCCAATATTATGCCGATAATACAATATTGATTTATTCAATGAATATAATATTAATGATAATGGAAGTGCTTTTCTTTCCTTATTATTATTTAACTCTTATTTCCTTTGTCGAATCAATTTGTCCAATGCTGAAAGGTAATACGAATCCAGTTAATCAGAGTATTGTATCAGAATATATGACATACGAGAACGACGATCATTTAACCAAAATGTATGATAAAGCATTGCATGTAGCAAATCCTCAAACGATTGAAATAGATGAAACGCTAGAAGAAAATAAAGAATATGAAGAAGATATTTATGATGAGCTTTATGAAGAATATGGTGAAGAATTTTTTGAAGACGATTATTTACAATATAAAGCTGAAATTCAAGAATCTGAAGCAGAGCGAAGTGAACGAGAAAAGTTTGAAGCAAATGAACCACTCAGCAAAAATGAGTTTACTTATCAATTTTCAACAAAATCAATTGATGATTTGCCAATTTGCAAGGCGCTATATAAAACAGAGCTTTATCATTTCCTAATTCTGAATGAACGAATACAAGCTATCATTAAAAACGCATATGCAAGGAGCGTAAAAGATTATCAGTCTTATGAAAATGATCAAGAAACAGGTTCAGCGGCTGACGACGATACAATCAATAATACTTATTTCAGAGTCGTATCGACTGTAACAAAGCCAAGTAATTCTTATCAAATTCAACTAATCTTTTATATTAGTGAATAA
- a CDS encoding aminoglycoside 6-adenylyltransferase, producing the protein MRTEQEMYDLILSVARENDRIRGVYLNGSRANPNAKKDCLQDFDIVYIVTGLEPFLKNPKWIDIFGERVIMQTPEAMNVFPPSMKGRFPYLIQLMDGNRIDLCLIPISQKEQYISEDKMTILLLDKDEPQRKLSKSTDEDYWIKPPTQDEFSEYCNEFWWVSTYVAKGLWRNEILYATEHLNGICRSMLLHILSWKAGLKTNFKVSVGKCGKYLEQYIKKEEWDAFIHSFGNGDVEQTWDALFTVCNLFSKNARMIAFHFNFNYDVKEEEKVITYLNQLRALPKDATSF; encoded by the coding sequence ATGCGCACAGAACAAGAAATGTATGACTTGATACTAAGTGTTGCCCGAGAAAACGATCGTATTCGTGGAGTATATTTAAACGGCTCACGTGCAAATCCGAATGCTAAAAAAGATTGCCTTCAAGATTTTGATATTGTATATATTGTAACAGGCCTTGAACCTTTTTTAAAAAATCCAAAATGGATTGATATTTTTGGAGAGCGAGTAATTATGCAAACTCCCGAAGCTATGAACGTATTTCCACCTTCTATGAAAGGGAGATTTCCTTATTTAATACAGCTTATGGATGGAAATCGTATTGATTTATGTTTAATTCCGATTTCCCAAAAAGAACAGTATATTAGTGAAGACAAGATGACAATACTGCTATTAGATAAAGATGAGCCGCAACGTAAATTATCGAAATCCACAGATGAAGACTATTGGATAAAGCCGCCAACACAAGACGAGTTTTCCGAATACTGCAATGAATTCTGGTGGGTTTCTACTTATGTTGCCAAGGGATTATGGCGAAATGAAATTTTATATGCGACCGAACATTTAAATGGTATTTGTCGTAGTATGCTATTACACATACTCTCTTGGAAAGCTGGTCTTAAAACCAATTTCAAAGTAAGTGTTGGCAAATGCGGTAAGTATTTAGAACAATATATTAAAAAAGAGGAATGGGATGCTTTCATTCATTCTTTTGGAAATGGTGATGTTGAGCAAACATGGGATGCTCTTTTTACCGTTTGTAACCTCTTTAGTAAGAATGCAAGAATGATTGCTTTTCATTTTAATTTTAATTATGATGTGAAAGAAGAAGAAAAAGTAATTACTTATTTAAATCAACTGAGGGCATTGCCAAAAGACGCAACTTCATTTTAA
- a CDS encoding patatin-like phospholipase family protein, protein MSKTALVLGGGGSRGSFQIGVWQALNELDINIDIVTGTSVGALNAALIAMNDYDNAFNLWKQIKTSMVLAVDIDESLSTQKQTKAMIRQFISDYAKQGGTDAYPLKELLNQYVNEEIIRNSPIECGFIMVDKKSLKPKQLYKEDIKEGQMADYLLASSSLFPAIKSCNIEGIEYIDGGYYDNLPVELALNKGAEHVIAVDLEAIGMVRKQAIAKAENLTMIRSYWNLGPILVFDNKTNVRNIRLGYLDTMKAFHVFDGVAYTFIKNQIPAMTKKRKELIHQLNDILQLTFTNNNHTGKEELFHLKIQTHLTNKYGKEMNGRHTTFIRACMEEAAELFELDYLKIYSVDIFEQKLNEMINKVEVPYYNEQDMKKPRKYNAALALLDKKARTVYLAIMMKKAMYEHKKLDALALAFFVTDEFLAAYYIALMD, encoded by the coding sequence ATGTCAAAAACAGCACTTGTTTTAGGCGGAGGCGGTTCTCGTGGCTCTTTTCAAATAGGAGTATGGCAAGCACTAAACGAGCTTGATATCAATATTGATATTGTAACTGGAACTTCTGTTGGTGCTTTAAATGCTGCACTCATTGCTATGAATGATTATGATAATGCATTCAACTTATGGAAGCAAATTAAAACCTCAATGGTACTTGCTGTTGACATTGATGAATCGTTATCCACACAAAAGCAAACAAAAGCCATGATACGCCAGTTTATCTCTGACTATGCAAAACAAGGCGGAACGGATGCTTACCCTTTAAAGGAACTACTCAATCAATATGTAAATGAAGAAATAATACGTAATTCCCCAATTGAATGTGGTTTTATTATGGTTGACAAAAAATCATTAAAACCAAAGCAGCTTTATAAAGAGGATATAAAAGAAGGGCAAATGGCTGACTATTTACTTGCTAGCTCTTCCCTTTTTCCCGCTATTAAAAGCTGTAATATAGAAGGAATTGAATATATAGATGGTGGATATTATGATAATCTTCCGGTTGAATTGGCGTTAAATAAGGGAGCAGAACATGTAATCGCAGTTGACCTAGAAGCAATTGGAATGGTAAGAAAACAAGCAATTGCAAAAGCAGAAAACTTAACTATGATTCGGAGTTATTGGAATCTTGGCCCTATTTTAGTATTTGATAATAAGACAAATGTTCGTAACATTCGTCTGGGCTATTTAGACACAATGAAGGCATTTCATGTGTTCGACGGTGTAGCTTATACTTTTATCAAAAATCAAATTCCTGCTATGACTAAAAAAAGAAAAGAGCTTATTCATCAATTAAATGATATTCTACAGCTTACTTTTACCAATAATAATCATACCGGTAAAGAAGAGTTGTTTCATTTAAAAATACAAACTCACTTAACAAATAAATATGGAAAAGAAATGAACGGAAGACACACCACATTTATTAGGGCTTGTATGGAGGAAGCCGCAGAGTTATTCGAGCTGGATTACTTGAAAATATATTCGGTTGATATATTCGAACAAAAGCTTAATGAAATGATTAACAAGGTTGAAGTTCCTTACTATAATGAGCAAGATATGAAAAAGCCAAGAAAATATAACGCTGCATTGGCGTTATTGGATAAAAAAGCGAGAACTGTTTATCTTGCAATTATGATGAAAAAAGCAATGTATGAGCATAAAAAATTAGATGCGCTGGCTTTAGCATTTTTTGTTACAGACGAATTTTTAGCAGCATACTACATTGCATTAATGGATTAG
- a CDS encoding sulfite exporter TauE/SafE family protein, giving the protein MSILYFFISFLASTIGAISGIGGGVIIKPVLDATGTLSVSTISFLSGCTVLSMAIVSLFRNRKSGATLDLKRTTFLGIGAAGGGLLGKYLFDFIKTAVGNENIVGLIQAIVLIIMTIGVFFYVTFKDKIKAYDIYNKLFCLISGLALGLISSFLGIGGGPINIAILYFFFSMAPKTAALNSIYIILLSQITSLVFTLGTNNVPTFRTFVLITMIIGGISGALVGSKIVKKLTQKQVDFFFRILMLVIIAINIYNIVKFWIAIEVM; this is encoded by the coding sequence TTGAGTATTTTGTATTTTTTTATTAGTTTTTTAGCTTCTACAATAGGAGCAATCAGTGGTATAGGCGGCGGCGTCATTATTAAACCCGTGCTAGATGCAACCGGAACACTATCCGTTTCCACAATCAGCTTTTTATCGGGATGTACGGTATTATCCATGGCAATTGTTTCGCTGTTTCGTAATCGCAAATCGGGCGCAACGCTTGATTTGAAACGAACCACCTTTTTAGGCATAGGAGCTGCCGGAGGAGGCTTGCTTGGAAAATATTTATTTGATTTTATAAAGACAGCAGTAGGGAACGAAAACATTGTTGGTTTGATACAAGCTATTGTGTTGATTATTATGACAATCGGTGTTTTTTTCTATGTTACTTTTAAAGATAAGATAAAAGCATATGATATTTATAATAAATTATTTTGCTTGATTTCAGGTTTGGCTTTGGGCTTAATTTCATCATTCTTGGGAATTGGCGGAGGACCAATTAATATTGCTATTTTATATTTCTTTTTCTCTATGGCTCCAAAAACTGCAGCATTGAACTCAATTTATATTATACTATTATCGCAAATTACAAGCTTGGTATTTACATTGGGAACCAATAATGTACCAACCTTTCGTACTTTTGTACTAATTACTATGATTATCGGTGGTATTTCAGGAGCTTTAGTCGGAAGTAAGATTGTAAAAAAGTTAACGCAAAAGCAAGTAGATTTCTTTTTTCGAATCTTAATGCTAGTTATCATTGCTATCAATATTTATAATATTGTGAAATTTTGGATAGCAATAGAAGTGATGTGA
- a CDS encoding polysaccharide deacetylase family protein, whose protein sequence is MLSSIYKKLICLCCLIFVAIFYMIGCHNLKDTMVSSSSQDMESSQNSSKTTNSLTAESINSSNAVSSEMPLMVNDILGVSPKIQGDKWDNMQKMRNDAKTKATQHPQTVYLNDQPKSNKVYLTFDDGPDTKITPKVIQVLDQYKVKGNFFFLGSEIAKNPNTVKLANESGHYIGVHGYHHVHLPKLTKQEILDQFIKTQNQITELTGQQPNCIRPPYGDIDENVIDVYQENKVKIIIWSIDTLDWSLKEPTAIAKNVTDNLRAGDIILMHSSSGQQSTVDALPTIIEAIQAKGYKIDTLNHLE, encoded by the coding sequence TTGTTATCATCTATCTACAAGAAGTTAATCTGTTTGTGTTGTCTTATTTTTGTTGCTATTTTTTATATGATCGGTTGCCATAACTTAAAAGATACTATGGTTTCCTCTTCTAGTCAAGATATGGAATCCAGCCAAAACTCATCTAAAACAACAAACAGCTTAACAGCAGAATCAATTAACTCCAGTAATGCAGTTTCAAGCGAAATGCCATTAATGGTAAACGATATACTTGGGGTTTCCCCGAAAATACAAGGAGATAAATGGGATAACATGCAAAAGATGCGGAATGATGCAAAAACGAAAGCAACACAACACCCACAAACCGTTTATTTAAACGATCAACCCAAAAGTAACAAAGTTTATCTAACATTTGATGATGGTCCTGATACTAAGATTACCCCAAAAGTTATTCAAGTTTTGGATCAATATAAAGTAAAAGGTAACTTTTTCTTCTTGGGAAGCGAGATTGCCAAGAATCCGAACACAGTAAAGCTTGCAAATGAAAGTGGCCATTATATTGGAGTACATGGTTATCATCATGTTCATCTTCCGAAGTTAACAAAACAAGAGATTCTTGACCAATTTATCAAAACCCAAAATCAAATTACTGAATTAACAGGGCAACAGCCGAACTGCATTCGCCCTCCTTATGGTGATATTGATGAAAACGTAATAGATGTTTATCAAGAGAACAAGGTAAAAATAATCATTTGGTCGATTGATACATTAGATTGGTCATTAAAAGAGCCTACTGCAATTGCAAAAAATGTAACCGATAACCTACGGGCAGGTGATATTATTTTAATGCACTCTTCCAGTGGACAGCAATCCACTGTAGATGCTTTACCTACAATTATTGAAGCTATTCAAGCCAAGGGGTATAAAATAGATACGTTAAATCATTTGGAGTAG
- a CDS encoding AraC family transcriptional regulator codes for MKVDKKYYQNFGVSKCIVGTKADKNNLVSCGLLHKTGDFCIQENVDFDYYGALYIIDGTGEYVDAVTNERIKLYPGCIVQRMPHQIHHTYVKDDGNWLEFYFCIDAKVFKLLSEYKLITKEPVFFIGEDITIFQYLLQFMDRVDNTKENQIGDLMIEFQRLLLYINQLANTVNDDSNLDYICQLIQQNLKIGANLPTVFQDNNLSYESIRKQFKQKMGCSISDYRINQRINQSKTMLLQHRCVKQVAIDLGYFDEYAFSKQFKKYVGVSPREFIRTWSHYA; via the coding sequence ATGAAAGTAGATAAAAAGTATTATCAAAACTTCGGGGTAAGTAAATGTATTGTAGGCACAAAAGCCGATAAAAACAATTTGGTTTCTTGCGGATTGCTACATAAAACAGGAGATTTTTGTATTCAAGAAAACGTTGATTTTGATTACTATGGTGCGCTATATATTATTGACGGTACAGGAGAATATGTCGATGCCGTTACAAATGAGCGTATAAAACTTTACCCAGGCTGTATCGTGCAACGTATGCCACACCAAATTCATCACACATACGTTAAAGATGACGGAAATTGGTTGGAGTTTTACTTTTGCATTGATGCAAAAGTATTCAAGCTCTTAAGTGAATATAAGCTAATCACTAAAGAGCCTGTTTTTTTCATTGGTGAGGATATTACGATTTTTCAGTATTTGTTGCAATTCATGGATCGTGTTGATAATACAAAAGAGAATCAAATTGGCGATTTAATGATTGAGTTTCAAAGACTGCTATTATATATCAACCAGTTAGCCAATACCGTTAATGATGATTCTAATTTGGATTATATATGTCAACTCATTCAACAAAATTTGAAGATTGGAGCAAATTTACCAACCGTTTTTCAAGATAATAATCTATCCTATGAATCTATTCGCAAACAATTTAAGCAGAAAATGGGCTGCTCCATTTCAGATTATCGAATCAACCAAAGAATTAACCAAAGTAAAACAATGTTGTTGCAACATCGTTGTGTAAAGCAAGTGGCAATTGATTTAGGCTATTTTGATGAATATGCATTTAGCAAGCAATTCAAAAAATACGTTGGAGTTTCGCCAAGAGAATTTATTAGGACATGGTCACATTATGCATAA
- a CDS encoding diaminopimelate dehydrogenase, which yields MIKACIVGYGNIGKSVFEAISASEDVELVGIVRRSVSGECPKELVGVEIVDDVKNLSVKPDVAILCTPTRTVPKVAAKYLSQGINTVDSYDIHQTIYDLKVDLDKVAKANNTVAVIAAGWDPGSDSVVRTLMESCAPKGISYTNFGPGMSMGHTVAVKAVEGVKAALSMTIPLGTGIHRRMVYIELQDGYTEEDVSARIKADAYFVNDETHVTVVDDVSQLLDMGHGVTMTRKGVSGTTQNQLFEFNMKINNPALTAQNLVNCARATFKQQSGAYTMIEIPVIDLLAGDKETLIRHLV from the coding sequence ATGATAAAAGCTTGTATTGTTGGCTATGGTAATATCGGAAAATCCGTATTTGAAGCAATTTCTGCTTCTGAAGACGTTGAGCTTGTAGGAATTGTAAGAAGAAGTGTAAGCGGCGAATGCCCAAAAGAGCTTGTTGGGGTTGAAATCGTTGATGATGTAAAAAATTTAAGCGTAAAACCTGATGTAGCAATTCTTTGTACACCAACCAGAACAGTGCCTAAAGTTGCAGCAAAATACTTATCCCAAGGAATTAATACTGTAGATAGTTATGATATTCATCAAACAATCTATGACTTAAAAGTTGATCTTGATAAAGTTGCAAAAGCAAATAATACGGTAGCAGTTATTGCTGCTGGTTGGGATCCTGGTTCTGACTCTGTTGTTCGTACATTAATGGAAAGCTGTGCACCAAAGGGCATTTCTTATACTAACTTCGGACCTGGTATGAGTATGGGCCACACAGTAGCGGTAAAAGCTGTTGAAGGTGTAAAAGCGGCACTATCAATGACAATTCCTCTTGGTACTGGAATTCATCGTAGAATGGTATATATCGAATTGCAAGATGGTTATACAGAAGAAGATGTAAGTGCAAGAATTAAAGCGGATGCTTACTTTGTAAACGATGAAACTCATGTAACAGTTGTAGACGATGTTTCTCAATTACTAGATATGGGACATGGCGTTACAATGACACGCAAAGGTGTTTCCGGAACAACACAAAATCAATTATTCGAGTTTAATATGAAAATCAATAACCCTGCACTAACAGCACAAAATTTAGTAAACTGTGCGAGAGCTACTTTTAAACAACAAAGTGGGGCATACACTATGATTGAAATCCCAGTAATTGATTTACTAGCTGGTGACAAAGAAACTTTAATTAGACATTTAGTATAA
- a CDS encoding phosphoglucomutase/phosphomannomutase family protein, whose product MIKFGTGGFRAIIGDDFTKANIDLLTQATVNKIIKENAQDKPFIVGYDRRFLSDTAAKWVCEVLAGNGIQTQFINYDAPTPIIMYVVENSGAKYGMAVTASHNPAEYNGIKVFTEGGRDATEVVTNEIEAEIAKISINDVKYMDYDEAIAKGIVTIINPKNEYIDSILSVIDIEKVKSRNLKVLLDPMYGVSRTSLQTILLTCRCEVDVINDRHDALFGGRLPSPSAKTLKRLSQLVVEDGYDLGIATDGDADRIGLIDAKGNFIHPNDILVLLYYYLTQYKGWSGPAVRNIATTHLLDKLAKSFSQQCYEVPVGFKHISSKMEETNALIGGESSGGLTVRGHIRGKDGIYAASLLVEMLCVIGKPLTEILDDIKAQFGQHEMTEFDCRFSHEKKAELQHLLFQEKKLPEFPIEVEKVSYMDGCKVYFKNGGWIICRFSGTEPVIRVFCEQATMEQASTITKVMLDFLGL is encoded by the coding sequence ATGATAAAATTTGGTACTGGCGGATTCAGAGCAATTATTGGTGACGATTTCACCAAGGCTAACATTGACCTTTTAACTCAAGCTACTGTAAATAAAATAATAAAAGAAAATGCACAAGACAAGCCTTTCATAGTTGGCTACGATCGTCGTTTTCTTTCAGATACTGCCGCAAAATGGGTTTGCGAAGTATTAGCCGGCAACGGTATTCAAACACAATTTATCAACTATGATGCACCTACTCCAATCATTATGTATGTTGTTGAAAATTCCGGCGCAAAATACGGTATGGCTGTTACTGCCAGCCATAACCCTGCTGAATACAACGGTATAAAGGTATTTACAGAAGGTGGACGTGACGCTACAGAAGTTGTTACAAACGAAATTGAAGCCGAAATTGCAAAAATTTCAATAAACGACGTGAAATACATGGATTACGATGAAGCAATTGCAAAAGGAATCGTTACAATTATTAACCCTAAGAATGAGTATATTGATAGCATTCTTTCTGTTATTGATATTGAAAAAGTAAAATCCAGAAACCTAAAAGTTTTACTTGATCCTATGTATGGTGTATCAAGAACTTCTCTGCAAACAATACTTTTAACTTGCCGTTGCGAAGTTGACGTTATCAATGACCGTCACGATGCATTATTTGGCGGTAGACTTCCTTCTCCTTCTGCAAAAACGTTGAAACGTCTTTCTCAACTCGTTGTTGAAGATGGTTATGATTTAGGAATTGCAACCGATGGTGATGCTGACCGTATTGGATTGATTGATGCAAAAGGTAACTTTATACATCCAAATGATATTCTGGTTCTTCTTTACTACTACTTAACACAATACAAAGGTTGGTCCGGCCCTGCAGTTAGAAACATTGCTACTACTCATCTTTTAGACAAGCTTGCTAAAAGCTTCTCTCAACAATGCTATGAAGTACCGGTTGGTTTTAAACACATATCTTCTAAAATGGAAGAAACAAATGCTCTAATCGGCGGCGAAAGCTCAGGCGGTTTAACTGTTAGAGGACATATCAGAGGTAAAGACGGTATTTATGCTGCTTCTCTTCTCGTTGAAATGCTTTGCGTAATTGGAAAGCCATTAACTGAAATATTAGATGACATTAAAGCACAATTTGGTCAACACGAAATGACTGAATTTGATTGTCGATTCAGCCATGAAAAGAAAGCCGAATTGCAACATCTTTTATTCCAAGAGAAAAAGCTTCCTGAATTCCCTATTGAAGTTGAAAAAGTATCTTACATGGATGGTTGTAAGGTCTACTTTAAAAATGGCGGTTGGATAATCTGTCGTTTCTCCGGTACAGAACCTGTAATTCGTGTGTTCTGTGAACAAGCTACAATGGAACAAGCTAGCACAATTACAAAAGTGATGCTTGATTTCTTAGGTTTATAA
- a CDS encoding helix-turn-helix domain-containing protein translates to MTTSLGKKISELRKQRGITQDQLAEEMGVSSQAVSKWENDISCPDIMMLPQLAEYFNVSIDELLRGEKAHEARMVTEVERKDVNKMMVRVLVHDGEGNNVKVNLPVPLIKMGLEIGMQMPDFSGSAALKNIDFEAIMKAIDCGVMGKIVEVEGADGEKVDIFVE, encoded by the coding sequence ATGACAACTTCATTAGGAAAGAAAATATCAGAATTAAGAAAGCAACGTGGTATCACACAAGACCAACTTGCAGAAGAAATGGGTGTATCGTCTCAAGCAGTATCCAAATGGGAAAATGATATCTCATGTCCCGATATTATGATGTTACCCCAATTAGCAGAATACTTTAATGTATCAATTGATGAATTATTGCGTGGAGAAAAAGCACATGAAGCAAGAATGGTCACCGAAGTGGAACGAAAAGACGTTAACAAAATGATGGTTCGTGTTTTAGTTCATGATGGCGAAGGAAATAATGTAAAAGTAAATTTACCTGTTCCTCTTATTAAAATGGGATTAGAAATCGGAATGCAGATGCCCGATTTTTCGGGAAGTGCAGCACTAAAAAACATTGACTTTGAAGCCATCATGAAAGCAATCGACTGCGGCGTAATGGGTAAAATAGTAGAAGTTGAAGGAGCCGATGGTGAGAAAGTAGATATTTTTGTTGAGTAG